Proteins co-encoded in one Erwinia sp. genomic window:
- the hda gene encoding DnaA regulatory inactivator Hda (ID:JIFNMEKO_02003;~source:Prodigal:2.6), protein MILNTPAQLSLPLYLPDDETLSSFWPGENQVLLSALKAILAHSHGGYLYIWSREGGGKSHLLHAACAEITARGEAVGYVPLDKRGWFVPEVLDGMEHLALVCIDNIECVAGDALWEMAVFDLYNRILEVGKTRLLISGNRPPRQLDLVLPDLASRLDWGQIYRLMPLSDEDKLQALQLRATQRGFELPEETGRFLLKRLDREMRTLFTALDNLDRASIREQRKLTIPFVKEILTL, encoded by the coding sequence GTGATTCTGAATACCCCTGCACAGCTCTCATTACCCTTATACCTTCCCGACGATGAAACACTGAGCAGTTTCTGGCCGGGTGAGAATCAGGTTTTGCTTTCTGCCCTGAAGGCGATATTAGCGCATTCGCATGGTGGCTATCTGTATATCTGGTCAAGGGAGGGTGGTGGTAAAAGTCACCTGCTTCATGCTGCGTGTGCTGAGATAACCGCCCGGGGTGAAGCCGTAGGCTATGTGCCGCTCGATAAAAGGGGATGGTTTGTGCCTGAAGTGCTGGATGGCATGGAGCATCTGGCGCTGGTTTGCATCGATAACATTGAGTGTGTTGCCGGCGATGCCCTTTGGGAAATGGCGGTATTTGATCTTTATAATCGTATTCTCGAAGTAGGAAAAACACGGCTGTTGATCAGTGGTAATCGGCCCCCGCGTCAGCTCGATTTAGTCTTGCCGGATTTGGCTTCGCGTCTTGACTGGGGACAGATTTATCGGCTGATGCCGCTTTCTGATGAAGATAAATTACAGGCACTGCAACTGCGTGCCACACAGCGTGGCTTCGAGTTGCCGGAAGAGACCGGACGTTTTTTACTGAAACGCCTGGACCGCGAAATGCGTACTCTGTTTACGGCGCTGGATAATCTCGATCGTGCTTCTATTCGTGAGCAGCGCAAGCTGACAATTCCTTTTGTGAAAGAGATTCTTACACTGTAA
- the upp gene encoding Uracil phosphoribosyltransferase (ID:JIFNMEKO_02005;~source:Prodigal:2.6) produces the protein MKIVEVKHPLVKHKLGLMREQDVSTKRFRELASEVGSLLTYEATADLETETVTIEGWNGPVVIEQIKGKKITVVPILRAGLGMMDGVLEHVPSARISVVGVYRDETTLEPVPYFQKLVSNIEERLALVVDPMLATGGSMIATIDLLKKAGCNSIKVLVLVAAPEGIAALEKAHPDVELYTASVDQGLNEQGYIIPGLGDAGDKIFGTK, from the coding sequence ATGAAGATTGTCGAAGTAAAACACCCTCTGGTCAAACATAAACTTGGACTGATGCGCGAGCAGGATGTCAGCACTAAGCGATTTCGCGAACTGGCATCCGAGGTGGGCAGTTTACTGACTTATGAAGCGACAGCGGATCTTGAAACGGAAACTGTGACTATCGAGGGATGGAATGGCCCGGTAGTTATTGAGCAGATTAAAGGCAAAAAAATTACCGTCGTCCCGATTCTGCGGGCGGGATTAGGCATGATGGATGGTGTTCTCGAGCATGTCCCCAGTGCCCGCATCAGCGTCGTTGGGGTCTATCGTGATGAAACAACACTTGAACCAGTCCCCTATTTTCAAAAGTTAGTGTCAAATATCGAAGAGCGTCTGGCGCTGGTGGTTGATCCCATGCTGGCCACTGGCGGTTCTATGATTGCTACTATTGACTTACTGAAAAAAGCGGGCTGTAACAGCATAAAGGTATTAGTACTGGTTGCTGCGCCGGAAGGCATCGCGGCATTAGAAAAAGCGCACCCGGACGTTGAACTCTACACTGCTTCTGTGGACCAGGGGTTGAACGAGCAAGGATACATTATACCGGGCCTCGGTGATGCCGGGGATAAAATCTTCGGAACGAAGTGA
- the uraA gene encoding Uracil permease (ID:JIFNMEKO_02004;~source:Prodigal:2.6), producing MARREIGINERPPLLQTIPLSFQHLFAMFGSTVVVPILFKINPATILLFNGIGTLLYLFICRGKIPAYLGSSFAFISPVMLLLPLEYELALGGFIVCGILFCLVSFIVKKAGTGWLDVIFPPAVMGAIVAVIGLELAGVAAGMAGLLPKEGVPADSKTIIVSMVTLAVTIFGAVLFRGFLAIIPILIGVLAGYILSWSMGMVNWAPIAEAHWFAFPTLYTPRFEWFAVLTILPAALVVIAEHIGHLVVTANIVKKDLMKDPGLHRSMFANGISTVFSGFFGSTPNTTYGENIGVMAITRVYSTWVIGGAAILAILLSCVGKLAAAIQAIPDPVMGGISLLLYGVIGASGIRVLIESKVDYNKAKNLILTSVILIIGVSGATVHIGAAELKGMALATIVGIGLSIIFKVISLFYPDNDIAEQTESELK from the coding sequence ATGGCTCGACGGGAGATAGGCATCAATGAGCGTCCTCCATTGCTGCAAACCATTCCTCTTAGTTTTCAGCATCTTTTCGCGATGTTTGGTTCCACTGTGGTGGTGCCGATTCTGTTTAAAATAAACCCGGCCACCATCCTTCTGTTCAACGGTATTGGTACCTTGCTTTATCTCTTCATTTGCAGAGGAAAAATACCGGCCTATCTTGGTTCAAGTTTCGCTTTTATCTCACCGGTGATGCTTCTTTTGCCTTTAGAGTATGAGCTGGCGCTGGGGGGGTTCATTGTCTGCGGGATTCTGTTTTGTCTGGTTTCTTTCATTGTCAAAAAGGCCGGGACAGGCTGGCTGGATGTGATCTTTCCCCCTGCCGTCATGGGGGCGATTGTCGCCGTCATCGGCCTGGAGTTAGCCGGTGTGGCTGCCGGCATGGCGGGATTATTACCGAAAGAGGGAGTGCCTGCCGACAGTAAAACAATTATTGTTTCCATGGTGACACTGGCAGTGACAATATTTGGTGCGGTGTTATTTCGTGGTTTTCTGGCGATCATCCCCATTCTGATCGGCGTGCTGGCAGGCTATATTTTATCCTGGTCGATGGGAATGGTTAACTGGGCGCCAATCGCTGAGGCTCACTGGTTTGCTTTTCCGACGCTCTATACCCCCAGATTTGAATGGTTTGCTGTGCTGACTATTTTGCCAGCAGCATTGGTGGTGATAGCCGAGCACATTGGTCATCTGGTGGTGACGGCAAACATTGTCAAAAAAGATTTAATGAAGGATCCGGGGTTACACCGTTCGATGTTTGCCAATGGCATATCAACCGTTTTCTCCGGCTTTTTTGGTTCCACGCCCAATACCACCTACGGTGAAAATATCGGTGTGATGGCTATCACTCGTGTTTATAGCACCTGGGTGATAGGGGGGGCTGCGATTCTGGCAATCCTGCTCTCATGTGTTGGCAAATTGGCCGCTGCGATACAGGCTATTCCGGACCCTGTGATGGGGGGGATATCTCTACTGCTGTATGGTGTTATCGGTGCTTCGGGTATCCGCGTTCTGATTGAATCGAAGGTTGACTATAATAAAGCGAAAAATCTCATTCTGACCTCAGTTATCCTGATAATCGGAGTCAGTGGGGCGACAGTACACATTGGTGCTGCCGAGTTGAAAGGTATGGCTCTCGCAACAATAGTGGGGATTGGACTGAGTATTATTTTTAAAGTGATCTCTTTGTTCTATCCGGACAATGATATTGCTGAACAAACAGAAAGCGAGCTGAAATAA